From the genome of Moritella sp. F3, one region includes:
- a CDS encoding Rrf2 family transcriptional regulator produces MKITTYTDFGIRTLMYLSTLPKGQRSSSAEVADVYQASRNHIAKVIAHLSSLDYIKSSRGKNGGIWLAKSASEINVGQLVRALENNLRGFDDNTSDNDLVPTYQLKNVLQTGIDAFLNTLDQYSLADLLDEQHEFESLCYMKQA; encoded by the coding sequence GTGAAGATAACGACTTATACAGATTTTGGTATACGCACATTAATGTATTTATCCACGCTACCAAAAGGACAACGTTCAAGTTCTGCAGAAGTAGCTGATGTATATCAAGCATCACGAAACCATATTGCAAAAGTGATTGCTCACCTCTCTTCGTTAGACTACATCAAATCATCTCGTGGAAAAAATGGCGGGATATGGTTAGCAAAATCAGCATCCGAAATTAATGTTGGGCAGTTGGTTCGCGCATTAGAAAATAATTTAAGAGGGTTTGATGATAATACTTCAGACAACGACCTAGTGCCTACTTATCAGTTAAAAAATGTATTACAAACCGGTATAGATGCTTTTCTTAACACACTTGATCAATACAGTCTTGCTGACTTACTTGATGAACAGCATGAATTTGAATCATTGTGCTATATGAAACAAGCCTAA
- a CDS encoding SRPBCC family protein, whose translation MAFDVKIQLNKKFTVVADINTVYNLLADVPASTSHFPDLDNLIEEAANTFRWEMKKIGLGPIQLQTIYACEYICDAANKSIVWEPRDTANNSAKVSGKWILTETATGCDVNLLTDAVITIPLPSLAGIGLKPVVKVEFETLTNTYIKNLSKALSKVATTA comes from the coding sequence ATGGCTTTCGATGTAAAAATACAACTCAATAAAAAATTTACTGTAGTTGCAGATATCAATACAGTTTATAACCTTTTAGCTGATGTACCAGCGTCTACAAGTCACTTCCCCGATCTAGATAATTTGATCGAAGAAGCTGCAAATACTTTCCGCTGGGAAATGAAAAAAATTGGTCTAGGTCCAATTCAACTTCAAACAATTTATGCATGTGAATACATCTGTGATGCTGCAAATAAATCGATTGTTTGGGAACCACGTGACACCGCAAATAATAGTGCAAAAGTATCAGGTAAATGGATTCTAACTGAAACGGCAACAGGCTGCGATGTTAACTTATTAACAGATGCAGTCATTACCATCCCATTGCCTAGTCTTGCTGGTATCGGCTTAAAACCAGTAGTTAAAGTTGAGTTCGAAACACTGACTAATACATATATCAAAAACCTATCTAAAGCATTGTCTAAAGTCGCAACTACAGCATAA
- a CDS encoding sodium-dependent transporter, producing the protein MTTSTKIDNRWSSEFKYVLAAAGAAVGLGNLWKFPYIMGENGGGAFVLVYLFCILLIGIPVMMAEVMIGKRARTSPANASATIAKESGGSSIWSLLGASGVIAGSLILSFYIVIAGWAAAYIFFGISGDFLATVGSEIAHKDEIGALFTGLITDTTQLIIWSSVTIIAAMLVLIRGVNAGLEKAVTYLMPLLFILLTIIMVYAAATGNFGEAAQFMFSPDFSKLSFDGVLTALGHAFFTLSLSSGIMMVYGAYMPEGTSIAKTSIYIAIMDTAVALIAGMAIFPIVFANGMEPSAGPGLLFVSLPIAFGQMPLGTLFGTLFFVMVTFAAFTSVIALLESPVAYLNERLGLSRAKATIVAGCTIWALSLLTVFSLSGAPWAQDVVMGLNFFDALDKLTANIMLPLAGLFTAVLVGWVVKENITREEFGLSEVAYKAVMFCLRYLSPVAIAIVFLQAVGLISL; encoded by the coding sequence ATGACAACAAGCACAAAAATTGATAACCGCTGGTCTAGCGAATTTAAATACGTACTTGCAGCAGCAGGCGCAGCTGTAGGTTTAGGCAATCTGTGGAAATTCCCTTATATTATGGGCGAAAATGGTGGTGGTGCATTCGTACTCGTTTACCTATTTTGTATTCTGCTGATTGGTATTCCGGTCATGATGGCAGAAGTAATGATCGGTAAGCGCGCGCGTACATCTCCTGCAAATGCGTCAGCAACCATTGCCAAGGAATCAGGCGGTTCAAGTATTTGGTCACTACTCGGTGCATCTGGCGTTATCGCTGGCTCACTCATCTTAAGTTTCTACATCGTCATTGCAGGCTGGGCAGCTGCTTATATCTTCTTTGGTATCAGCGGAGACTTCCTTGCAACAGTTGGTTCTGAAATTGCTCATAAAGATGAAATTGGTGCGCTATTCACTGGTTTAATCACAGATACGACGCAATTAATCATCTGGTCTTCAGTCACAATCATTGCAGCAATGCTTGTATTGATTCGTGGTGTTAACGCAGGCTTAGAAAAAGCTGTAACTTACTTAATGCCACTATTGTTTATACTATTAACTATCATCATGGTTTATGCAGCAGCAACAGGTAACTTTGGCGAAGCAGCACAATTCATGTTCTCTCCAGATTTCTCTAAACTATCATTTGATGGTGTGTTAACAGCCCTTGGTCATGCATTCTTCACGCTAAGTTTATCATCAGGTATCATGATGGTTTATGGCGCATATATGCCAGAAGGTACATCTATCGCGAAAACGTCTATCTATATCGCGATCATGGATACAGCTGTAGCACTTATTGCAGGTATGGCTATCTTCCCAATCGTATTTGCTAATGGTATGGAACCTTCTGCAGGTCCGGGTCTACTGTTCGTATCATTACCTATCGCGTTTGGTCAAATGCCATTAGGTACTTTGTTCGGTACGCTATTCTTCGTCATGGTAACGTTTGCAGCATTCACATCAGTGATCGCACTACTTGAGTCTCCAGTAGCTTACCTAAATGAACGTCTTGGCTTAAGCCGCGCTAAAGCAACAATCGTTGCGGGTTGTACTATTTGGGCGCTATCGTTACTCACGGTATTCTCACTAAGTGGTGCACCTTGGGCTCAAGATGTTGTTATGGGTCTAAACTTCTTTGATGCATTAGATAAATTAACTGCAAACATCATGCTACCACTTGCAGGTCTATTTACTGCGGTATTAGTTGGTTGGGTTGTTAAAGAGAACATAACTCGTGAAGAGTTTGGTTTATCTGAAGTCGCTTATAAAGCGGTTATGTTCTGCTTACGTTACTTATCTCCAGTAGCCATTGCAATTGTATTCTTGCAAGCAGTAGGTCTAATTAGCCTTTAA